DNA from Dama dama isolate Ldn47 chromosome 5, ASM3311817v1, whole genome shotgun sequence:
CAGGTGCCCGTCCTCAGCCAGCAGGGCGATGGTTGCTgagagggtggagagggaggcagggcagGGATGGTACTTCCCCTGCCAGGGTGGGGGGGCCCTCAGCTGGCCCTCCAGCACCCCTCGCTGCCCCCTCACCGTCAGGGGGCACCTTGCACCTCTGCCTCAGGTGGGCAGTGAGGGTCCCGAGGCTGCACCAGATGTTCACCAGCTCCCAGCAGCCAGCTGCGGGAGAGGGGCGGAGGTGGGTGCATGGCACCCGCCCTTCCCCCCAGACCGGGACgctctgcctccctcctgcctACAGGGTCAGGAATGTACCCCACTCCATCTCCCCAGACATCTGAACAACTCTTGCCTCCACcatgcagcccccacccccatcccgcaCCCGCCCCCCCACCAGAAGGCCAGGTGCCCCCCACTCCCGAGAGCTGCAGGACCCTGGCCAGCGAAGAGATGGGGCAGTTGGAACACAGACTCCCCAGCGGCGCCACAGCAGCTGTGTGGCCCGGGAGGAGCCCGCCTGCCTCGCCCAGGACCCAGCCTGGGCGGGGGCTTCCCTCAAGCGACTCCCCCCAGACTCATCCCATGGGCACCCCCTTCCCCACACTGCCTCCTCGTTCTCCCCCCTCCACAAGGCAGAGGGAACGTACCCCCACCCATCTGCCAGCACAGGGGACCCCCTGTGACTTACCTCCGAACATCACCATGATAAACATGGCCGTGGTGGGGACAGACCCCTCGGACCCCAACTTCCCACCTGGGGAAGGAGCTGGGGTGGAGCCAGACTGCAGGGTGGGCCCTGGGGAGATGCACGGGTGGGGGGGGGTGATGGTGGGTGGGCTAAAGCAGAGCTCCTTGCTCAGCCCAGGGGGTCTCTGCAGCTAATCCAGGGTCCTCggccttctccttctcctgctcGCTGGATCAGAGAAGACTGAGgttccctcccccgccccctcagCCAGCTTCCAAGCTGGTCTCCATGACAGTGGGAGCTGCCAAGAGGTCTGAGCAGGAAATGCCTTCTCCCCAGTATCTGAGTAACGGGGTTTTCGGGGGGGCCCGGGCATTCCCAGTGCAGGGCTCTAGCAGGGGTTGGAGCCTTGGGCCCAGGGGTGTCCAGAGACCACTGCCCACGCCCCCCGCCTCCACCACCCACAAGGAGAGACAGAGCTCCCaggcggggagtgggggaggTTCCTGGAGGTGGGGGCATCCCCAGTCTTGCAGGCCCCCTTCCCAGGCGCACTCCCggcctcctcctcttctgtcccctgttgttattgaggtatgattggcATACGGTTCACAGCCACCCTTCGATGTGTTCTCCACAGTCAGGATACAGAACATCTCCCTCATCCCCCTGCAAACTCCCAGCCAGGCTGTCACACAGAGGGAGGCGGCCGACGGGGCAGAGCCTTGCACTCCCTGCGTGTGGGATCCACAGGGGTCGTCACCGTGTCGGTGGGTCCTTCCTTTCATCCCAGGAGGGTCCCCCTGCCTGGAGGGGCCCCGGTCTGTGGATCTGCTCACCGCCTGCTCTTTGGGTCATTTCCCGTGTGGGGTGATGATGAGGAAGGCCAGTACAGACACTCGCCTGCAGGTCTCTGGGTGAAcaggcatttatttctctttctcaggGGCAAATCCTGGGAGGGGGGTGCCGGGCTGTCCGGGGAGAGTATGTTTCCGTTTGTAAGAAGCTGCCAGCGTTCTCCAGCGTGCTGCACCGTGTCACGGCCCCTCAGCGTCTGCCTGTGGCCGGGCCTCTGGACTCAGGAGACCTCCTTCTCAGCGGGCCTGCCCGCCAGGTGGTCAGGCCGTCTGTGCCCTTCTGGGGGCAGAGCTCAGTGCAGGAGAAGAGAGGAGGCCCAGATCCCAGCGCAGCCCGCCAGCATCACTCTGCTTCCCTCGGCGTTCACACCTGGACAAAGGACGAGAAGCGCTGGCCTCAGCCCCGCCGCAGGCAGGTTAGGGGGAGGACGCGCTTCAACCACAGCAGGCGCACAGAGGCGGCCTGCGGGCAGCGTTCCCAGACTCACAGGCCAGCGCTTTCTCCCCAGGGGACCTGCGGCACGGTTCGGAGCGGCTGCGGCCAGACGCCCGCGTGCGCCCTCGGTTCCAGCCACCACCCCTCTGTTCGCCAAGGGGCTTCTGTCTTTcaagctgctgggctggggggTCTTTTGTCTTTTGTCTGCAGCGTCACAGAGGTGCCATAGAGAGGGGTCCACAGTGGGAGTAACAGGGCGGAGGGCTGTTACAGGTCAGGGAGGCACTTGGGGGAGCCTTCTGGGGCGACGgagattttataaaatttggTCTGGGTACAGGCtgcagggatgtgtgtgtgtgtgtgacgctCGAGCCACACGTGTGAGGTCTGTGCACGTGACCGTACACATGAGACCTCGGTGGAAAGCAGCCACCTGCTCTGACTGCACCTGTGGATTTCCGGCTCCTGCTCTCAGGCGGCCCCACGGGCCCGCTCGCTGACGTTTGGGGAGATGGCACCGCCCTCCCCCCGTCAGGGGGCTGACGATTTGCATGCCGTGTCGGGGTCCAGCGGCCTCCCTCGCGTGGAGGTCCTAAAGCACCTGGAGCACCGCCTGCACAACAGCGGACtcccgcctgcctccctgcctccggcCATGGCCTGCCCGCCCCTGGCCCTCCTTCTGCTGGGGGCCCTCCTGGCAGGTGAGCCCTCCCCAGGCCTGGCTCacctgggggtgtgtgtggaagGCAGCACGGGGCTCTAGAAGAGCCCTGCGGGGAAGTAAATCGCACTGGGCAAGGGGGATGGTTTCCGAAGGGGCTGTGAGGGGGAGAgacctggcctcagtttccccactggtGAGTGACCAGATGGCTAGGGTCCCTTTGGACTCTGACTCTGGGAGTGGGGCGGTGGCGGGTCTCAGAGACCGGTCACCTATTTAGTTTTTCAGAGGGGAAGCTGGTGTGGCCTAGTCACCGCCCCGCAGGGCCTCAGGGACAAGCTACCCCTGAGAAGGTCTCCAGCAGTCAGTGGCTGGAGACTGAGCTGATGGATATAGTAACGGCCCAGGAGGCTTCTTGGGGGTGATCAGCCTGTAGCTGGGTTTTGGACAAGCCAGTGTGACCTAAGTGATGGGGGTCTGCAGGGCAATGGTGAGGGTGGGTAGCAGGAGGACCCAGAGGCCACCAGCCCACCCTCTGAATTCTGGACCCTTAGCTGCACGTGGCTCCTTGGGAAGACGGGGCTTAAGGGTTGCCCGCTCTGTGGCCCACCCAGTGCTGATTCCACAGTACAAACTGTGAGCTTTTGGGAGGAGATTCTCCTGGGGAGTCTGACCCAGGCTTTGTGGGGCAGGGGCCGGAGGGAAGGGGCCCAGGCCAGACCTGAGTGTGTGTCTCTCAGCCTTCCAGCCAGCCCTGACCAAGCCAGAAGCACTGCAGGTCTTCCCAGGCCAAGTGGCCCAACTGTCCTGCACAATCAGCCCCCGTTACGCCATCATCGGGGACCTCGGCGTGTCCTGGTATCAGCAGCGAGCAGGCAGCGCCCCCCGCCTGCTCCTCTACTACCGCTCAGAGGAGGACCAACACCGGGCCCCTGGCATCCCGGACCGCTTCTCCGCAGCTGCGGATGCAGCCCACAACACCTGCATCCTGACCATCAGCCCCGTGCAGCCCGAAGATGATGCCGATTATTACTGCTTTGTGGGCGACTTATTCTAGGGGTGTGGGATGAGTGTTTTCTG
Protein-coding regions in this window:
- the VPREB3 gene encoding pre-B lymphocyte protein 3; amino-acid sequence: MAPPSPRQGADDLHAVSGSSGLPRVEVLKHLEHRLHNSGLPPASLPPAMACPPLALLLLGALLAAFQPALTKPEALQVFPGQVAQLSCTISPRYAIIGDLGVSWYQQRAGSAPRLLLYYRSEEDQHRAPGIPDRFSAAADAAHNTCILTISPVQPEDDADYYCFVGDLF